In a single window of the Tautonia rosea genome:
- a CDS encoding arylsulfatase, with translation MLGTVLGAGARSTLAQESKKPNIVIIWGDDIGRSNISAYTQGLMGYRTPNIDRIAREGMLFTDYYGEQSCTAGRASFLTGQHGMRTGLTKVGLPGAELGLQAEDPTIAELLKAQGYVTGQFGKNHLGDRNVYLPTVHGFDEFYGNLYHLNAEEEPEHPDYPKDPAFRAKYGPRGVLDTKATDVDDPTVDPRFGRVGKQVIEDTGPLTKKRMETIDDDIAARAIDFIERKAEGDEPFFVWVNFTHMHFRTHPKPESMGQAGRWMSEYADVMIDHDKNVGQVLDALDRLGLAEDTFVMYSTDNGPHMNTWPDAAMTPFRNEKNSNWEGAYRVPAMVRWPGKIEAGTVSNEIVSHLDWLPTILAMAGDPDVKEKLLEGYTVDDMTYKVHLDGFNLVPYLTGAEEKGPRESFIYCNDDQQVTALRFDNWKMIFLEQRAPGTLQVWAEPFVSLRVPKIFNLRTDPYERADITSNTYYDWLIDRVFLLVPAQDYVGNFLKTFIEYPPRQKAASFNLDEVMQKLQEGGQSN, from the coding sequence ATGCTCGGCACCGTTCTGGGTGCTGGTGCACGCTCAACCCTCGCCCAGGAATCGAAGAAGCCCAACATCGTCATCATCTGGGGCGACGATATCGGCCGCTCCAACATCAGTGCCTACACCCAGGGCTTGATGGGCTATCGCACCCCGAACATTGACCGGATCGCCCGTGAGGGGATGCTCTTCACCGACTACTACGGCGAGCAGAGCTGCACGGCCGGCCGCGCCTCGTTCCTTACCGGACAGCACGGCATGCGCACCGGCCTGACCAAGGTCGGCCTGCCCGGCGCCGAGTTGGGCTTGCAGGCCGAAGACCCGACGATCGCCGAGCTGCTCAAGGCTCAGGGCTACGTCACCGGCCAGTTCGGCAAGAACCACCTTGGCGACCGCAACGTCTACCTGCCCACGGTCCACGGCTTCGATGAGTTCTACGGGAACCTCTACCACCTCAACGCCGAGGAGGAGCCCGAGCATCCCGACTACCCGAAGGACCCCGCCTTCCGCGCGAAGTATGGCCCTCGGGGCGTGCTCGACACCAAGGCGACCGATGTCGACGACCCGACCGTCGATCCTCGCTTCGGCCGCGTCGGCAAGCAGGTCATCGAAGACACCGGCCCGTTGACCAAGAAGCGGATGGAGACGATCGACGACGACATCGCCGCCCGAGCCATTGACTTCATCGAGCGCAAGGCCGAGGGGGACGAGCCGTTCTTCGTCTGGGTCAACTTCACGCACATGCACTTCCGAACCCACCCGAAGCCCGAGAGCATGGGCCAGGCCGGACGCTGGATGAGCGAGTACGCCGACGTGATGATCGACCACGACAAGAACGTTGGCCAGGTGCTCGACGCCCTCGACCGCCTGGGCCTCGCCGAAGACACCTTCGTCATGTACAGCACCGACAACGGCCCGCACATGAACACCTGGCCCGATGCGGCCATGACTCCCTTCCGCAACGAGAAGAACTCCAACTGGGAAGGGGCCTACCGCGTGCCCGCCATGGTCCGCTGGCCCGGGAAGATCGAGGCCGGAACCGTCTCCAACGAGATCGTCTCCCACCTCGACTGGCTCCCCACGATCCTGGCCATGGCCGGCGATCCGGACGTTAAGGAGAAGCTCCTTGAGGGCTACACCGTCGACGACATGACGTACAAGGTCCACCTCGACGGCTTCAACCTGGTCCCTTACCTCACCGGGGCCGAGGAGAAGGGACCCCGCGAGTCCTTCATCTATTGCAACGACGACCAGCAGGTCACCGCGCTGCGGTTCGATAACTGGAAGATGATCTTCCTGGAGCAGCGCGCACCGGGCACCCTCCAGGTCTGGGCAGAGCCCTTCGTCAGCCTCCGGGTTCCCAAGATCTTCAACCTGCGGACCGACCCCTACGAGCGGGCCGACATCACCTCGAACACCTATTACGACTGGCTGATCGACCGCGTCTTCCTGCTCGTGCCGGCGCAGGACTACGTGGGCAACTTCTTGAAGACCTTCATCGAGTACCCGCCCCGCCAGAAGGCCGCCAGCTTCAATCTCGACGAGGTGATGCAGAAGCTTCAGGAGGGGGGACAGAGCAACTAA
- a CDS encoding mechanosensitive ion channel family protein translates to MATSSPLRSALTGLPRGIAPWVLLALVVPIGSAPAQEELLAPLVGQEAEAPPTAPDADEGTVAEAEGPIAIEQVVTDEQIEEKLRSLLPRYPGVRSVEVSVDQGVVTLTGHVEDSDVQDRVRDFVRRVEGVTLVLNQTRTDSQVLTAGQLLVKRLGRFWNLVSQTWLAFLTAVAVLIGSILVAKLFSESSERLLAPLFESLLLRSVVASVAAVGIVMIGVYAALEVMGVARAVLSVVGLAGAVALALSFAFRDFAENFIASLLLGVRQPFRVGDFVEVAGHSGVVRALTTRATILVTLEGHQVRIPNATVFKNVIINRTASDAVLQSFDVVIGYDASAVEAQRAIAASLSEHDGILDDPRPRTLVEALERDGVRLRSFFWLPTRGIDGAKILSDARLKAKVALQRAGITPTPTSVSLSLSDRINVALASSEGDGVLPNGDSLPHPRAATVPPDRARSNLELDSAVAESSSASEDAQPDPIDQALHVAQDVVGDEQDNILSPDRRSRKAADEATPPNTPPQDDRAS, encoded by the coding sequence GTGGCCACCTCCTCACCCCTCCGCAGCGCCTTGACAGGTCTCCCGAGGGGGATTGCCCCGTGGGTGTTGCTCGCGCTCGTCGTACCGATCGGCAGTGCCCCGGCCCAAGAGGAGCTACTCGCGCCGCTCGTGGGGCAAGAGGCCGAGGCGCCCCCGACCGCCCCCGACGCCGACGAAGGCACCGTGGCCGAGGCGGAGGGGCCGATCGCCATCGAGCAGGTGGTGACGGACGAGCAGATCGAGGAAAAGCTGCGCAGCCTCTTGCCGCGCTATCCGGGGGTTCGCAGCGTTGAGGTCAGCGTTGATCAAGGGGTGGTCACGCTGACCGGCCACGTGGAAGACAGCGACGTACAGGACCGCGTCCGCGATTTCGTTCGGCGGGTCGAGGGGGTCACACTTGTTCTGAACCAGACCCGAACCGATTCCCAGGTGCTGACGGCCGGTCAGCTGCTGGTGAAGCGGCTGGGGAGGTTCTGGAACCTCGTATCTCAAACCTGGCTGGCGTTTCTGACGGCCGTGGCGGTGCTGATCGGGTCGATTCTGGTGGCGAAGCTGTTCTCGGAATCATCGGAACGGTTGCTGGCACCGTTGTTTGAGAGTTTGTTGCTGCGATCGGTTGTGGCCTCGGTGGCCGCGGTCGGGATTGTGATGATCGGGGTCTACGCGGCGCTGGAGGTGATGGGGGTGGCGCGGGCGGTGCTCTCGGTCGTCGGGCTGGCGGGGGCCGTGGCGCTGGCGTTGAGCTTCGCCTTCCGCGATTTCGCCGAGAACTTCATCGCGTCACTCTTGCTCGGGGTTCGGCAACCGTTCCGCGTGGGAGACTTCGTGGAAGTGGCCGGGCACTCGGGAGTCGTCCGGGCGTTGACGACTCGGGCCACAATTCTGGTGACGCTGGAAGGGCATCAGGTCCGGATTCCAAACGCAACGGTGTTCAAGAATGTAATCATTAACCGGACTGCGTCCGACGCGGTCCTTCAGAGCTTCGACGTGGTGATCGGTTACGACGCCTCGGCCGTCGAGGCGCAGCGGGCGATCGCCGCGAGCTTGAGCGAGCACGATGGGATTCTCGACGACCCGCGCCCCCGGACCCTGGTTGAGGCCCTGGAGCGCGATGGCGTTCGCCTGCGCTCGTTCTTCTGGTTGCCGACCCGAGGAATCGACGGGGCAAAGATCCTGAGCGATGCTCGCCTGAAGGCCAAGGTGGCCCTGCAACGGGCCGGGATCACCCCGACGCCGACCTCGGTCAGCCTCAGCCTCTCTGATCGGATCAACGTCGCCCTGGCCTCGTCCGAAGGCGACGGCGTGCTGCCCAACGGAGACAGCCTGCCTCATCCTCGGGCCGCCACCGTTCCCCCCGACCGCGCCCGGTCGAACCTGGAACTTGACTCCGCGGTGGCCGAATCGTCAAGCGCCTCAGAGGATGCCCAGCCCGACCCGATCGACCAGGCGCTGCACGTCGCTCAGGATGTCGTCGGTGATGAGCAGGACAACATCCTCTCCCCCGACCGCCGTTCCCGAAAGGCCGCCGACGAGGCCACACCCCCGAACACCCCACCACAAGACGACCGAGCGTCCTGA
- a CDS encoding glycine betaine ABC transporter substrate-binding protein, whose protein sequence is MSRPQTTLRGLLILSFAMGVGPGSGCARNDDSVTILCKDFAEQAILAEMAAELLREADVPVSRVQAVPDSYQAQAFLREGTVELMVDYSGTALNFLGELDVSGDSSIVQARKRYAPIGLDWLDPLGFDNGYAVLVPSVRAAAMGLRSIDDLADRSRFPEGVRVTCPPEYLRRPGDGLGALGEAYGFSLAAPPLVFDDVLDRMRALETRQVDVAIGFTTDGVIRSLGLRMLDDSKGFFPSYEAAFVARHKTIERWPALREALGRLSGRLDEATMRRLNAEVEIKGRRPASVAREFLLEQQLIADTVRIGQLPTRPRLDLALAENDDFYELQARAMVAIRETFPDRSVTEDRVENPADAVARGQARLALLGAERFFTTRSNSDDPPDRETRIEAAAVVGTRLIHVVRRRSDQEGATADPLSGRVGVPPIGSGAALVAQSLLDDGREPDASGDPSTLLDAVRNDQLDVAILVLPVGDLEFPEGSSEGLELRSLAGWLSPSRALRAPFLRPARIAAGSYVGQPDPIETLGVQVLLAGPSRRAVSLTANSGPAAALTLAGLPLEPDEVQALAAATGVPEAPDPTLPSSWSRQPTAPDPSLSVASAILSTVLNILAIAFLIWVIRIATQVTPPPAPVPQKS, encoded by the coding sequence ATGAGTCGTCCTCAAACGACCCTCAGAGGCCTCCTGATCCTTTCGTTCGCGATGGGCGTCGGCCCTGGTTCCGGCTGTGCCCGGAATGACGACTCGGTGACGATCCTCTGCAAGGATTTCGCCGAGCAGGCGATTCTGGCCGAGATGGCCGCCGAGCTGCTCCGAGAGGCCGACGTGCCCGTCTCCCGCGTGCAGGCCGTTCCCGACAGTTACCAGGCGCAGGCCTTTCTCCGAGAGGGGACGGTCGAGCTGATGGTTGATTACTCCGGCACGGCCCTGAACTTCCTGGGAGAGCTGGATGTCTCAGGAGACTCGTCGATCGTCCAGGCACGGAAACGCTACGCGCCGATCGGTCTCGACTGGCTCGATCCGCTTGGGTTTGACAACGGCTATGCCGTGCTTGTTCCTTCGGTCCGGGCCGCGGCGATGGGATTGCGGAGCATCGACGATCTGGCCGACCGCTCCCGGTTCCCCGAAGGCGTGCGCGTGACTTGCCCTCCCGAATACCTCCGCCGGCCCGGCGACGGCCTCGGGGCGCTGGGCGAAGCCTACGGGTTTTCCCTGGCGGCTCCTCCGCTGGTGTTCGATGACGTGCTCGATCGGATGCGGGCGCTGGAGACCCGGCAGGTGGATGTGGCGATCGGCTTCACGACCGATGGCGTGATTCGGTCGCTCGGCCTCCGCATGCTCGACGATTCGAAAGGGTTCTTTCCCTCGTACGAGGCCGCCTTCGTGGCGCGTCACAAGACGATCGAGCGGTGGCCCGCGCTGCGCGAAGCCCTCGGCCGTCTCTCCGGTCGGCTCGACGAGGCGACCATGAGACGCCTGAATGCCGAGGTCGAGATCAAAGGGAGACGCCCGGCCAGTGTCGCCCGAGAGTTCCTGCTCGAACAGCAACTCATCGCCGATACCGTGCGCATCGGTCAGCTTCCGACCCGCCCTCGATTGGACCTCGCCTTGGCCGAGAACGATGACTTCTACGAGCTGCAGGCCCGCGCGATGGTCGCCATCCGAGAAACCTTTCCCGACCGCTCGGTGACGGAGGATCGGGTCGAGAATCCGGCCGATGCCGTCGCCCGAGGGCAGGCCCGGCTGGCCTTGCTGGGGGCCGAGCGCTTCTTCACGACCCGGAGCAACAGCGACGATCCGCCCGACCGCGAGACGCGCATCGAGGCCGCCGCCGTCGTCGGCACGCGCCTGATTCACGTCGTCCGGCGACGATCGGACCAGGAGGGCGCCACGGCCGATCCCCTCTCGGGCCGTGTCGGTGTGCCTCCGATCGGCAGCGGAGCCGCCCTGGTGGCGCAAAGCCTGCTCGACGACGGCCGCGAGCCCGATGCCTCGGGCGATCCGTCCACCTTGCTCGACGCGGTTCGGAACGATCAGCTCGACGTGGCGATCCTCGTGCTCCCGGTCGGCGACCTGGAGTTTCCCGAGGGATCGAGCGAAGGGCTCGAACTGCGATCGCTCGCCGGCTGGCTCTCGCCGTCGAGGGCCTTGCGGGCCCCCTTTCTCCGCCCAGCCCGGATCGCGGCCGGCAGTTATGTGGGACAGCCCGACCCGATCGAAACCCTTGGCGTTCAGGTCCTGCTGGCCGGTCCCAGCCGCCGGGCGGTGAGCTTGACCGCCAACAGCGGCCCGGCCGCCGCGCTGACCCTCGCCGGCCTGCCGCTCGAACCCGACGAGGTGCAAGCCCTGGCCGCCGCGACCGGAGTGCCCGAGGCCCCCGACCCGACACTCCCGTCCTCCTGGAGCCGCCAGCCGACCGCTCCCGACCCGTCCCTCTCGGTCGCCTCGGCGATTTTGAGCACCGTGCTCAACATTCTGGCGATCGCCTTCTTGATCTGGGTCATCCGGATCGCCACCCAGGTGACGCCTCCCCCGGCTCCGGTGCCTCAGAAATCGTGA
- a CDS encoding CHAP domain-containing protein, with product MVGCLFLIVLAVSEPEPPDLATRIVSEAEARLGERVGDGTCSDLVAEVLREAGATLGASDWEQPWGRTVQPSERLQPGDVLVFRDAVFVHKERKRSGAVRTTTAKMERHVAIVSAVQRREGTLRIALLHQNAGRTLASDERRQVVQRWVLDPKELTEGTISAYRPMGVEEAPDTRPFQR from the coding sequence ATGGTTGGCTGTCTCTTTCTGATCGTGCTGGCTGTTTCGGAACCGGAGCCGCCGGACCTGGCCACCCGGATTGTGAGCGAGGCCGAGGCCAGGCTGGGGGAGCGCGTGGGGGATGGAACCTGTTCCGACCTGGTGGCCGAGGTGCTGCGGGAGGCCGGGGCGACGCTGGGGGCAAGCGATTGGGAGCAGCCCTGGGGGCGAACCGTGCAGCCGTCGGAACGTCTCCAGCCGGGAGACGTCCTGGTCTTCCGGGATGCGGTGTTTGTGCATAAAGAACGCAAGCGAAGCGGGGCCGTCCGCACGACGACGGCCAAGATGGAACGTCACGTGGCGATCGTCTCGGCCGTGCAGCGGCGAGAGGGAACCCTGCGGATCGCACTGTTGCACCAGAATGCGGGCCGAACGCTTGCGAGCGACGAGCGCCGCCAGGTCGTTCAGCGCTGGGTGCTCGATCCGAAGGAATTGACCGAGGGGACCATTTCGGCCTATCGGCCCATGGGCGTTGAGGAGGCCCCTGACACGCGACCCTTCCAGAGATGA
- a CDS encoding ThuA domain-containing protein codes for MPRRFWMIALTLGAAIASTAVAQDETTNILLIGKDRDHPPKTHEYMAECALLAKCLEQTPGVKATVSDGWPTDADAFKDVDAIAFYTANAGDIFLNPAHREQAEQLLSDGVGLVALHWSTAANMENGPRWMEIMGGWFNPSFSEIPVVESSIRPVAPDHPIARGWDETPMTDEYYIKLKYLDAAKPVVMTEVNGTDYPVGWVYERPDGGRSFGYVCGHFHDCFRIPAFRRSVVNGILWTAGVEVPEGGAPVDVTDQDLVLPPDPRVSEQ; via the coding sequence ATGCCCCGACGCTTCTGGATGATCGCCCTGACTCTGGGCGCCGCCATTGCCTCAACGGCCGTTGCGCAAGACGAGACGACGAACATCCTCCTGATCGGCAAGGACCGCGATCACCCACCGAAAACCCATGAATACATGGCCGAGTGTGCCTTGCTCGCCAAGTGCCTGGAGCAGACCCCCGGCGTGAAGGCCACCGTCTCCGATGGCTGGCCGACTGATGCCGACGCGTTCAAGGACGTTGACGCGATTGCCTTTTACACCGCCAACGCCGGCGACATCTTCCTCAACCCCGCCCACCGCGAGCAGGCCGAGCAACTGCTGAGCGACGGCGTCGGCCTGGTTGCCCTGCACTGGTCGACCGCCGCCAACATGGAAAACGGCCCAAGGTGGATGGAGATCATGGGCGGTTGGTTCAACCCGTCCTTCTCGGAGATCCCGGTCGTCGAGTCTTCCATTCGCCCCGTCGCCCCCGACCACCCCATCGCCCGCGGCTGGGACGAAACGCCCATGACCGATGAGTACTACATCAAGCTCAAGTACCTCGATGCCGCCAAGCCCGTCGTCATGACCGAGGTCAACGGCACCGACTACCCCGTCGGCTGGGTCTACGAACGTCCCGACGGCGGCCGATCGTTCGGCTATGTCTGCGGACACTTCCACGATTGCTTCCGCATCCCCGCCTTCCGCCGATCGGTCGTCAACGGCATTCTTTGGACTGCCGGGGTCGAGGTCCCCGAAGGTGGTGCTCCGGTCGACGTGACCGACCAGGACCTCGTTCTGCCGCCCGACCCTCGGGTCTCTGAGCAGTGA
- a CDS encoding transporter: MAPASRWSRIARRLPGIPIIAAVRLLSAATLIVILVRPSPAQEFAPRIEPSWPESLFGFFDLGPEPGEGGEAESIEEENLDFIETDRNSLTGAPLVTGRGVGIMEVAYSYLNFPSEGVKHSFPESLFRFGISRRIELRVGWNYETGNPEEFEEGNIAARFGVNAETQIYYGTKIQLTAQEGLRPRSALLLQGHTPTGGPTTATQIRAGLISGWELPNDWTFDWAVRFAPDGEEGDGYELWIPSAVIKFPFAENRFFTHLEFFGLYSANKEQNISSNFLDTGLHYLITPDLEIGTIIGMQLQENPGYFVNVGLGFRF; this comes from the coding sequence ATGGCACCCGCCTCCCGGTGGAGCAGGATCGCCCGTCGGCTGCCGGGCATCCCGATCATTGCGGCGGTCCGTTTATTGAGCGCCGCCACCCTGATCGTGATCCTCGTGAGGCCGTCGCCGGCGCAGGAGTTCGCGCCCAGAATCGAACCCTCCTGGCCCGAGTCGCTGTTCGGCTTCTTCGACCTCGGCCCGGAGCCCGGCGAGGGGGGCGAGGCCGAGTCGATTGAAGAGGAAAACCTCGATTTCATCGAAACCGACCGCAACTCCCTGACGGGGGCTCCGCTGGTCACCGGCCGGGGCGTCGGCATCATGGAGGTGGCGTACTCCTATTTGAATTTCCCGAGTGAGGGGGTCAAGCATAGCTTTCCCGAGTCGCTCTTCCGCTTCGGGATTAGCCGTCGGATCGAGCTGCGCGTCGGATGGAACTACGAAACCGGCAACCCCGAGGAGTTCGAGGAGGGGAATATCGCCGCGCGGTTCGGTGTGAACGCCGAGACCCAGATTTATTACGGGACCAAGATCCAATTGACGGCGCAGGAGGGCCTGCGGCCGAGGAGCGCCCTCTTGCTCCAGGGTCACACCCCGACCGGGGGACCGACGACCGCGACCCAGATCCGCGCCGGCCTGATCTCCGGTTGGGAGCTTCCCAACGACTGGACCTTTGACTGGGCGGTTCGCTTTGCCCCCGACGGCGAGGAGGGGGACGGCTACGAGTTGTGGATCCCGTCGGCCGTGATCAAGTTCCCCTTCGCCGAGAATCGCTTCTTCACTCACCTCGAATTCTTCGGCCTCTACTCGGCCAACAAGGAGCAGAACATCTCCAGCAACTTCCTCGACACGGGACTCCATTATCTGATCACGCCGGACCTGGAGATCGGCACCATCATCGGCATGCAGTTGCAGGAAAATCCGGGCTACTTCGTCAATGTCGGTCTCGGCTTCCGCTTCTAG
- a CDS encoding BatA domain-containing protein, which produces MSFANAAMLLGMLGVAIPILIHLWNRRRVPTIAWGAMQFLDLSPRSRTRMRLAEWLLLATRMLILALVALAAARPIWSRGISPILGGEAPKDVVIVFDASSGMARQGGGSSPLARANTRLDALVEQLGPSDAVAVVRAGDRARVLLDPPSVDRARIRAALETLPPPGGSADLPAALGEAFRILEQTGRHPIAEILVLTDGDRNPWRLDEPGRWRLLRALHDRLPNPPVIIAESFDVPVDPMAADGEVIDVRASRRLIAPGGTIRIRATVRNLGPGPLERSAELVIDGASVPGSTRVVGPLAAGGSIVVEFRAVLDTIGSHAIGVRLVSGGTDDPLPINDASALVVEVAEALPVRLVDGDPGDRPMTGATDFLRVALMPLGDEAPQFQASVLRPEDLNAEALEGQRLLVLANVETLDPEVSAAVASWVEQGEGVLVVPGDRTDAEIWNQTAFREGAGWLPARIGPLQGRFADRSPIARPLPTSFASPVFAAIARDGAPSALGSAALFAVFELEPSDREPAAEVLARLDSGAPWIIERPIGSGRAAILAGSLDAKGGTLPANPDFVPLIHELMFRLADPESDASASPPGAPLIVPIDPPPPDDRTAIAVRTPSARDVEAQIERTDEGVIARLADTDEPGLYRFDLPDHSLYRLVAAEQAEPTRSPLSSTDRATLTEGWTLTFADDDRTEPSPANSRNRAPRPLWRGLVLAALAGLCLEVWLTRRLARRRGPLVVSGSE; this is translated from the coding sequence GTGAGCTTTGCCAACGCCGCGATGCTCCTGGGAATGCTCGGAGTGGCGATCCCGATCCTCATTCACTTGTGGAACCGTCGCCGCGTGCCGACTATCGCCTGGGGAGCGATGCAGTTCCTCGACCTCAGCCCCCGATCCCGGACCCGAATGCGCCTGGCCGAGTGGCTCTTGCTCGCCACCCGCATGCTCATTCTCGCCCTCGTCGCCCTGGCCGCGGCTCGGCCGATCTGGTCACGAGGCATCAGCCCCATCCTCGGCGGCGAAGCGCCGAAGGACGTGGTGATCGTCTTCGATGCGTCGAGCGGCATGGCCCGCCAGGGGGGCGGCTCGTCTCCCCTGGCCAGGGCAAACACGCGGCTCGATGCACTCGTCGAGCAACTCGGGCCGAGCGACGCCGTGGCCGTCGTCCGGGCCGGCGATCGGGCCAGGGTCCTGCTCGACCCGCCGAGCGTCGATCGCGCGCGCATCCGGGCCGCGCTCGAGACCTTGCCGCCTCCTGGAGGTTCGGCCGATCTGCCCGCGGCGCTCGGAGAAGCCTTCCGCATCCTCGAACAAACCGGCCGCCACCCGATCGCCGAGATCCTCGTCTTGACCGACGGCGACCGCAACCCCTGGCGACTCGACGAGCCGGGACGCTGGCGGTTGCTCCGCGCCCTCCACGACCGCTTGCCGAATCCTCCTGTAATTATTGCCGAATCCTTTGATGTTCCGGTCGATCCCATGGCCGCCGATGGCGAGGTGATCGACGTTCGCGCCTCCCGTCGTCTGATTGCGCCGGGAGGGACGATCCGGATCCGTGCCACGGTACGGAACCTGGGACCGGGACCGCTGGAACGATCGGCCGAGTTGGTGATCGATGGGGCTTCGGTCCCGGGATCGACGCGGGTCGTCGGCCCCTTGGCGGCGGGAGGGTCGATCGTGGTCGAATTTCGAGCCGTCCTCGACACGATCGGCTCGCATGCGATCGGCGTTCGCCTCGTTTCGGGAGGAACCGACGATCCGTTGCCGATCAACGACGCCTCGGCCCTCGTTGTGGAGGTGGCCGAGGCCCTGCCCGTGCGGCTCGTGGACGGCGATCCAGGGGATCGGCCGATGACCGGCGCGACCGATTTTCTCCGGGTCGCCCTCATGCCCCTCGGAGACGAGGCACCACAGTTCCAGGCCTCGGTCCTCCGGCCCGAAGATCTCAACGCCGAGGCCCTTGAAGGTCAGCGATTGCTTGTGCTTGCGAATGTTGAAACCCTTGACCCCGAGGTCTCCGCTGCCGTGGCGTCGTGGGTCGAGCAGGGGGAGGGCGTCCTGGTCGTTCCCGGCGATCGGACCGACGCGGAGATCTGGAATCAGACAGCCTTCCGCGAAGGGGCCGGCTGGCTCCCCGCTCGGATCGGGCCGCTTCAAGGTCGCTTCGCCGATCGCTCGCCGATCGCTCGACCGTTGCCGACGAGCTTCGCCTCCCCCGTCTTCGCCGCAATCGCCCGGGACGGCGCGCCGTCTGCCCTGGGATCGGCCGCGCTCTTCGCCGTGTTCGAGCTGGAACCGTCGGATCGGGAACCGGCTGCCGAAGTCCTGGCCCGGCTCGATTCGGGAGCCCCGTGGATCATCGAGCGCCCCATCGGATCGGGCCGCGCCGCCATCCTCGCCGGTTCGCTCGACGCCAAGGGTGGCACCTTGCCGGCCAACCCCGATTTTGTTCCGTTGATTCATGAGCTGATGTTTCGACTGGCCGATCCTGAGTCTGATGCCTCTGCCTCCCCCCCCGGCGCTCCGTTGATCGTCCCCATCGACCCGCCCCCACCCGACGACCGCACCGCGATCGCCGTGCGGACCCCCTCCGCCCGCGATGTTGAGGCCCAGATCGAGCGCACCGACGAGGGGGTGATCGCCCGCCTTGCCGACACCGACGAACCCGGCCTCTATCGCTTCGACCTGCCCGACCACAGCCTTTACCGCCTTGTCGCCGCCGAGCAGGCCGAGCCGACCCGATCGCCCCTCTCGTCCACCGACCGAGCGACCCTCACCGAGGGCTGGACCCTCACCTTTGCCGACGACGATCGGACCGAACCCTCCCCCGCGAACAGCCGGAATCGAGCCCCAAGGCCCCTCTGGCGAGGGCTGGTTCTTGCCGCCTTGGCCGGCCTTTGCCTCGAAGTCTGGCTGACCCGGCGCCTGGCTCGCCGTCGAGGTCCGCTGGTGGTCTCCGGGTCGGAGTGA